One Panicum virgatum strain AP13 chromosome 9K, P.virgatum_v5, whole genome shotgun sequence genomic region harbors:
- the LOC120652908 gene encoding uncharacterized protein LOC120652908 produces MALSLLAHGAAATSPSRSRLRPDPPTAQSRTPSKAKAAMSRPSRSDAHLSPADEAAREAEVREYFDDAAPKRHTKPSRSDHSAVYADALVPDSSHPELDKFQELEAHTERLVYEGGKVGEEFVETEYYKDLGGVGKQHHTTGTGFIRMDRDKGASFKLSEDPDAAEGHASCKGNPATNEWIPSADTVYPASDKPSRSDS; encoded by the exons ATGGCCTTATCTTTGCTGGCCCACGGCGCCGCGGCAACTTCCCCCTCCCGCTCGCGCCTGCGGCCCGATCCTCCCACAGCTCAAAGCAGAACGCCCAGCAAAGCAAAAGCGGCGATGTCGAGGCCGAGCCGGAGCGACGCGCACCTGtccccggcggacgaggcggcgcgggaggccgAGGTGCGGGAGTACTTCGACGACGCGGCGCCCAAGCGCCACACCAAGCCCTCCCGCAGCGACCACTCCGCCGTGTACGCCGACGCGCTCGTCCCGGACAGCTCCCACCCGGAGCTCGACAAGTTCCAAGAGCTCGAAGCCCACACCGAG AGACTGGTCTACGAGGGCGGCAAGGTAGGGGAGGAGTTCGTGGAGACGGAGTACTACAAGGATCTCGGCGGCGTCGGCAAGCAGCACCACACG ACGGGAACGGGCTTCATCAGGATGGACAGAGACAAGGGCGCCTCGTTCAAGCTGTCCGAGGACCCCGACGCAGCGGAAGGCCACGCTTCTTGCAAGGGGAACCCTGCTACCAACGAGTGGATCCCGTCGGCTGACACG GTGTACCCGGCGTCAGACAAGCCGAGCAGAAGCGACAGCTGA
- the LOC120652907 gene encoding uncharacterized protein LOC120652907: MIGSGFRIKESQLVGQPAVSRLVGIRARLANAPQAGEAAAAERKGEATPTGAMGRSGAGGEAAGTRQQQFGSMDEFWGFYLSQHSKPGTRRWHFLGTLASLACAALAAATGRAAPLLAAPVLGYGMAWYSHFFVEGNRPATFGHPVWSLLCDYRMFGLILTGRIDAELDRLRIQPRPDAPATSAHQD, encoded by the coding sequence ATGATCGGATCAGGATTCAGGATAAAGGAGAGCCAGCTAGTGGGGCAGCCGGCAGTGAGTAGGTTGGTAGGTATACGTGCACGTCTCGCCAACGCACCGCAAGCCGGCGAGGCAGCAGCCGCAGAGAGAAAAGGGGAAGCGACCCCGACGGGCGCGAtggggaggagcggcgccggcggcgaggcggcggggaCGAGGCAGCAGCAGTTCGGGAGCATGGACGAGTTCTGGGGCTTCTACCTGAGCCAGCACTCCAAGCCGGGGACGCGGCGGTGGCACTTCCTCGGCACGCTGGCCTCGCTCGCCTGCGCGGCGCTCGCGGCCGCCacgggccgcgccgcgccgctcctcgcgGCGCCCGTGCTCGGGTACGGCATGGCGTGGTACAGCCACTTCTTCGTGGAGGGCAACCGCCCGGCCACGTTCGGCCACCCCGTGTGGTCCCTGCTCTGCGACTACCGCATGTTCGGGCTCATCCTCACCGGCCGGATCGACGCCGAGCTCGACCGGCTCCGAATCCAGCCTCGGCCCGACGCCCCGGCGACCTCTGCGCACCAGGACTGA
- the LOC120652906 gene encoding uncharacterized protein LOC120652906 translates to MASGQDSSGTTLMDLITSDPSAASGAGASSQQQSSSGGGGGGVGSLLGKPAASTADRKSKKGTLTQIQNDTISAAKALNPVKVLPQRNRKKKPVSYAQLARSIHELAATCDQKSSQRQLVNSVFPKLAVYNSVDPSVAPSLLMLHQQCEDRNVLRYVYYYLARILSDNGSQGLSAAGGIPTPNWDALADIDAVGGVTRADVVPRIVDQLSAESSSDDVEFHARRLAALKALTSASTSSSEMMEKIYEIVFGILEKVADTKQKRKKGIFTKQGGDKESIIRGNLQYASLSALRRLPLDPGNPAFLHRAVQGVEFSDPVAVRHALSIISEIAAKDPYSVAMALGKSAQPGGALQDILHLHDVLARVYLAKLCHSISRARVLDQRPDIKSQYSSLLYQLLLDPSDRVCFEAINCVLGKVDNTESTEDRAGGWIRLTREILKLPEAPSVASKGVLSKSSEKSSKARRPQPLIKLVMRRLESSFRSFSRPVLHAAARVVQEMGKSRAAAFALGAYDEGAPLDVESLDSDLENPMAEATRKPNPLSNGHGGMDTIAGLLASLMEVVRTTVACECVYVRAMVIKALIWMQNPHESFEELKSIIACELSDPAWPSSLLNDVLLTLHARFKATPDMAVTLLEIARIFATKVPGKIDADVLQLLWKTCLVGAGPDGKHRALEAVTIVLDLPPPQPGSMSGLTSVDMVSASDPKSAIALQRLVQAAVWFLGENANYAASEYAWESATPPGTALMMLDADKMVAAASSRNPTLASALTRLQRCAFSGSWEIRIAAVQALTTIAIRSGEPYRLQIYEFLHALALGGVQSNFSELQLSNGENQGASGTGLGSLISPMLKVLDEMYRAQDDLARDIRQHDNSKQEWSDEELKKLYETHERLLDFVSLFCFVPRAKYLPLGPTSVKLIEIYRNRHNISTSGGLSDPAVATGISDLMYESKDVHKETTTIQSGIDPDLAMAWAAGLEDDVWANNAPAVDKVKDFLAGAGTDAPDVDDEEYMNSRPSVGYDDMWAKTILETYEAEEDDGRYSGGSSPESTGSVETSISSHFGGMNYPSLFSSKPSSHGASQQTIREEPPSYSTSVLQRKESFENPLAGRGGRSFGSHEDEDKSSGNPQSGKALYDFTAGGGDELSLTTGEEVEIEYEVDGWYYVKKRRPGRDGKMAGLVPVLYVSS, encoded by the exons ATGGCCTCCGGGCAGGACTCGTCGGGCACGACGCTGATGGATCTCATCACCTCGGATCCGTCGGCAGCCTCGGGCGCCGGGGCGTCGTCGCAGCAGCAGTCctcctcgggcggcggcggcggcggcgtcggctccCTGCTAGGGAAGCccgcggcgtcgacggcggaTCGCAAGTCGAAGAAGGGGACGCTGACGCAGATCCAGAACGATACCATCTCGGCCGCCAAGGCGCTCAACCCCGTCAAGGTCCTGCCCCAGCGGAACAGGAAGAAGAAG CCTGTCTCGTACGCGCAGCTGGCGCggagcatccacgagctcgccGCGACGTGTGACCAG AAAAGTTCCCAGAGGCAGCTTGTGAACAGCGTATTCCCCAAGCTTGCCGTGTACAATTCTGTGGATCCTTCGGTGGCTCCATCTCTTCTCATG CTCCATCAGCAATGCGAGGACAGAAATGTTCTACGCTATGTATACTATTATCTGGCCCGTATACTGTCAGATAATGGTTCTCAGGGTTTAAGTGCTGCTGGTGGCATACCCACGCCAAATTGGGATGCTCTTGCAGACATTGATGCTGTTGGGGGAGTGACTCGGGCCGACGTTGTACCCAGGATAGTTGATCAACTTTCAGCGGAATCCTCCAGCGACGATGTGGAGT TTCATGCGCGGAGACTTGCCGCCCTGAAGGCGCTTACATCAGCTTCCACTAGCAGTtcagagatgatggaaaagatcTATGAAATTGTGTTTGGCATTTTGGAAAAG GTTGCAGATACTAAACAGAAACGAAAGAAGGGTATTTTTACCAAGCAAGGTGGTGATAAAGAG TCTATCATCCGTGGTAATTTGCAATATGCTTCTCTAAGTGCACTAAGGAGGCTTCCACTTGATCCTGGTAATCCAGCATTTCTGCACCGAGCTGTCCAGGG GGTTGAGTTTTCTGACCCAGTTGCTGTGAGGCATGCGTTGTCAATAATCTCTGAAATAGCTGCAAAAGATCCATACTCTGTTGCCATGGCATTGG GCAAAAGTGCACAACCTGGTG GAGCTCTTCAGGACATTCTTCATTTACATGATGTTCTTGCCAGGGTCTACCTTGCAAAGTTGTGCCATTCAATATCTAGGGCACGTGTATTGGATC AGAGGCCTGACATAAAGTCTCAGTACAGTTCCCTTCTCTATCAACTTCTTCTGGATCCCAGCGACAGGGTCTGTTTTGAGGCCATAAATTGTGTGTTGGGAAAAGTTGACAACACAGAAAG CACGGAGGACAGAGCTGGTGGATGGATTCGGTTAACTAGAGAAATTCTCAAATTGCCTGAAGCCCCTTCTGTAGCATCAAAGGGTGTTCTGTCAAAATCTAGTGAAAAGTCTTCAAAAGCAAGGCGGCCGCAGCCTCTCATCAAACTTGTAATGAGAAG ATTGGAGAGCTCATTCCGTAGCTTCTCTCGTCCGGTTCTTCATGCTGCTGCAAGAGTAGTTCAGGAAATGGGCAAAAGTAGAGCAGCTGCTTTTGCATTAGGTGCTTATGATGAGGGGGCCCCTCTTGATGTTGAATCTCTTGATTCTGATCTTGAGAATCCAATGGCTGAGG CTACCCGGAAGCCTAATCCCCTATCCAATGGTCATGGTGGAATGGACACAATAGCAGGGCTATTAGCATCACTGATGGAAGTTGTGCGGACAACGGTAGCATGCGAGTGTGTATATGTTCGAGCAATGGTCATCAAAGCTTTAATATGGATGCAAAATCCACATGAGTCTTTTGAAGAACTAAAATCTATCATTGCATGTGAGCTGTCTGACCCAGCCTGGCCTTCCTCTCTCCTGAATGATGTCCTACTAACCTTACACGCCAGGTTCAAG GCCACACCAGATATGGCTGTGACTCTGCTTGAGATTGCAAGAATTTTTGCCACTAAAGTTCCTGGAAAGATTGATGCTGATGTTCTACAATTGTTATGGAAG ACATGCCTTGTAGGAGCAGGACCAGATGGGAAACATAGAGCCTTGGAAGCTGTGACTATAGTTCTTGATCTGCCTCCACCTCAGCCTGGTTCAATGTCTGGACTCACTTCTGTTGATATGGTATCTGCCTCCGATCCAAAATCTGCAATTGCACTCCAAAGATTAGTTCAGGCTGCT GTTTGGTTTCTAGGAGAAAATGCAAATTATGCTGCATCTGAGTATGCCTGGGAGTCTGCAACACCACCTGGTACTGCACTAATGATGCTAGATGCTGATAAAATGGTTGCTGCAGCAAGCTCCCGTAATCCTACACTTGCTAGCGCTCTGACGAGACTTCAAAGGTGTGCATTTAGCGGCAGCTGGGAG ATCCGCATCGCTGCTGTCCAAGCCCTAACTACCATTGCAATAAGGTCTGGTGAACCTTATAGACTGCAAATATATGAATTTCTTCATGCTTTGGCTCTTGGGGGTGTGCAGTCAAACTTTTCAGAATTGCAATTAAGTAATGGAGAAAATCAAGGTGCCAGTGGTACTGGTCTTGGATCTTTAATAAGCCCGATGCTCAAGGTTCTAGATGAAATGTATAGAGCTCAAGATGATCTTGCTAG AGATATTCGCCAGCATGATAATAGCAAACAAGAATGGAGTGATGAGGAACTTAAGAAACTTTATGAAACCCATGAGAGGCTTCTTGATTTTGTTTCTTTATTCTGTTTCGTTCCGAGGGCTAAATACTTGCCTCTTGGTCCTACCAG TGTCAAACTCATTGAGATCTACCGCAACCGGCATAACATAAGTACATCTGGTGGTCTAAGTGATCCTGCTGTTGCCACCGGAATATCTGATCTTATGTACGAGTCCAAAGATGTACATAAAGAGACCACTACTATCCAGTCTGGAATCGACCCTGATCTGGCAATGGCCTGGGCAGCAGGTTTGGAAGATGATGTTTGGGCAAACAACGCGCCAGCTGTGGATAAA GTAAAGGACTTCCTTGCTGGTGCTGGAACTGATGCTCCTGATGTGGATGATGAGGAATACATGAACTCTAGGCCATCAGTTGGCTATGATGATATGTGGGCTAAGACAATTCTCGAAACATACGAGGCAGAG GAAGACGATGGTAGGTACTCTGGTGGATCCTCTCCTGAGTCAACCGGTTCTGTGGAAACCTCCATATCGTCCCACTTTGGGGGCATGAACTATCCGTCATTGTTTAGTTCAAAACCATCAAGTCACGGGGCTTCACAACAGACG ATACGTGAGGAACCACCATCATATTCAACATCAGTACTACAAAGGAAGGAGTCATTTGAAAACCCCCTTGCGGGGCGTGGAGGTCGAAGTTTCGGATCCCATGAGGATGAAGATAAGAGTTCTGGTAACCCTCAGTCTGGGAAAGCGTTGTATGACTTCACAGCAGGTGGCGGTGATGAG TTGAGTTTAACCACTGGAGAAGAAGTGGAGATCGAATATGAGGTCGATGGCTGGTACTAT GTGAAGAAAAGGAGGCCTGGAAGAGATGGAAAGATGGCAGGTCTGGTTCCTGTTCTGTATGTGAGTTCATGA